The following coding sequences lie in one Treponema sp. OMZ 790 genomic window:
- a CDS encoding methyl-accepting chemotaxis protein, producing MIFAVGFTLAFLGARTARVEVMRKIEAHLKDKAEDTAEIIDGRVTAFFRFLEGMTRIPILTDPLYSFEQKAELLKKEIKLHKELLTISIADLQGNLYTHGKKTIKVKQQAWYPQTMKGNTFVSEPFTSSLDGKLIMVFAMPIYDSQQTIVGALNVAVQGTWLADQIDDIVVGKTGACTILGISGTTIADPDYELVNNLSNTIQDAINDETLASCGAFEKEAIEAENSGIGYYEYKGIEKIGAYTKIKSTKWTVYIFAPINEFLDAVYRLRINMAAIGFSTLFVSLAIVFFIVSRIIKPIQIASAALKDIAQGEGDLTVRLPVKGNDEVTLLSDYFNQTIKKIGASIKSVEENSVEMTNIGSELASNMTETASAVHQISANIDGVKQQAMSQAASVTETASTVEEIIRTIKQLNGSIENQSASVAQSSAAVEQMVSNISSIAQTLDKTNEVIKTLAQATADGKETVTGANTVTQKIAEESGGLLEASNVIQHIASQTNLLAMNAAIEAAHAGEAGKGFAVVADEIRKLAEESSAQGKTITATLKVLSGEIDALSTSAKTAEEKFNTIFALSDQVRDMSRRLMEAMHEQENGSREVLTAIRDINMATNEVNDGSAEMLRGSENVAQEMYKLDELTRVITDSMNEMASGAVQISNAVQDVHEISQKNKQSIEKLTAEVKKFKV from the coding sequence TTGATCTTTGCAGTCGGTTTTACGCTTGCTTTTTTAGGAGCCAGAACTGCACGGGTTGAAGTAATGCGAAAGATAGAAGCGCATCTTAAAGATAAGGCTGAAGACACAGCAGAAATTATTGACGGACGTGTTACAGCCTTTTTTCGATTTTTGGAAGGTATGACCAGAATACCTATTTTAACCGATCCATTGTACAGCTTTGAGCAAAAAGCAGAATTGTTAAAAAAAGAAATCAAATTACATAAAGAGCTTCTTACAATAAGCATTGCAGATTTACAAGGAAATTTATATACACACGGTAAAAAAACTATCAAGGTAAAACAACAAGCATGGTATCCGCAAACAATGAAAGGAAATACTTTTGTTTCGGAGCCTTTCACTTCATCTTTAGACGGTAAACTTATTATGGTCTTTGCCATGCCGATATATGACAGCCAACAAACCATTGTCGGCGCTTTAAATGTTGCAGTACAGGGAACATGGCTTGCCGATCAAATAGATGATATTGTTGTAGGAAAAACGGGAGCCTGTACCATTTTAGGAATATCGGGAACGACAATAGCCGATCCTGATTACGAATTAGTCAATAATCTGTCAAATACAATTCAAGATGCAATAAATGATGAAACTTTAGCTTCTTGCGGTGCATTTGAAAAGGAAGCGATTGAAGCAGAGAACTCCGGTATCGGATATTATGAATATAAAGGTATAGAGAAAATAGGAGCATATACAAAAATCAAATCAACAAAATGGACCGTTTATATATTTGCCCCTATAAATGAATTTCTGGATGCAGTGTACCGCTTACGTATTAATATGGCAGCTATAGGTTTTAGTACCTTGTTTGTAAGCCTTGCAATTGTCTTCTTTATTGTCAGCCGCATAATAAAGCCGATACAGATCGCTTCGGCAGCACTGAAAGATATAGCACAAGGAGAAGGCGATTTAACGGTACGTTTACCCGTAAAAGGTAATGATGAAGTAACACTATTATCCGATTATTTTAACCAAACGATAAAAAAAATCGGTGCATCCATAAAATCGGTAGAAGAAAACAGCGTAGAAATGACAAACATAGGGAGTGAACTTGCAAGTAACATGACTGAAACGGCAAGTGCTGTACACCAGATAAGCGCCAACATTGATGGAGTAAAACAGCAAGCGATGAGTCAAGCAGCTAGCGTTACCGAAACAGCTTCCACAGTAGAAGAAATTATCCGCACCATAAAACAGCTGAACGGCAGTATCGAAAATCAATCTGCAAGTGTTGCCCAATCTTCTGCTGCGGTCGAACAAATGGTCTCTAATATTTCATCCATTGCACAAACCCTCGATAAAACAAACGAAGTTATCAAAACACTTGCACAAGCTACCGCTGACGGAAAAGAAACGGTTACAGGAGCAAACACAGTAACTCAAAAGATTGCAGAAGAATCCGGCGGATTGCTCGAAGCTTCAAATGTTATTCAGCATATTGCAAGCCAGACAAACTTACTTGCAATGAATGCGGCAATCGAAGCCGCCCACGCAGGAGAAGCAGGTAAAGGTTTTGCAGTCGTTGCCGACGAAATACGCAAACTCGCCGAAGAATCCAGTGCTCAAGGTAAAACTATTACAGCAACTCTTAAAGTGTTAAGCGGAGAAATCGATGCACTTTCGACTTCTGCCAAAACAGCTGAAGAAAAGTTCAATACGATTTTTGCCTTATCTGACCAAGTACGGGATATGAGCCGACGTCTTATGGAAGCAATGCACGAACAGGAAAACGGCAGCCGCGAAGTTCTAACGGCAATCCGCGATATCAACATGGCAACAAATGAGGTAAATGACGGCTCTGCAGAAATGCTGCGAGGCAGTGAAAATGTAGCGCAAGAAATGTACAAACTAGATGAACTGACTCGCGTCATCACTGACAGCATGAACGAAATGGCAAGCGGCGCAGTACAAATCAGTAACGCCGTTCAAGACGTCCATGAAATCAGCCAAAAAAATAAACAAAGCATTGAGAAGTTAACTGCTGAGGTGAAAAAGTTTAAAGTATAG
- a CDS encoding DUF4280 domain-containing protein, whose amino-acid sequence MSTVIFGKNAVKDYVTDGAWMQCTVGSLPCRITTTPKKIRIGGKSGCTVRDIDPIVNWFDFGVCSVTQKPCKGCIKLTAWQNYKKDIEIEGANALTEQSVIPCGLGGVISFVQSGQIKANKVTNGAERAKSEHGDACEENAKLQISCVSFGTAYDICSDDYGLIWEKKDKEGNVIESKEQAESDYIKTYILEDGGEYYHWLNKRTNPSDAVKFKPDPLPVTFSGIEPVILKAVLRTVSDKKLERMPQIRVRHKTAGRDKYEFETVSVEKKGSDSYEAVIRSTNWPFEDRIACIGKFELLFEYSEDGRTWLKAGTTRNRLYITWREPLYDSFYDKTLALSSSDKEDKLIHESLLWLGCTNAPTDKLLPKDEETVVRSIFVPFESKRVTRAREGTEYLNIDWSKEGLGYWRGRSAVGGDTAFRALRSVRYLLQYGEARCGEWTDFFLHLLLTQGIDVDEDRDRCAIQTNFFSTYKLNYVSSEKSYEFSVKDARFTLDKTEPHKYITQGDSEGQGNKQTQPTFGDHVWVYFKGKFFLDPSYGKKYREEESTLKHYLEDNLNDMFMRLDSKENYRIPMMINKEYNGYVAPISYIFKDLNNFILCNHTELLN is encoded by the coding sequence ATGAGTACTGTTATTTTCGGTAAAAATGCCGTTAAGGATTATGTTACCGATGGAGCTTGGATGCAATGTACCGTGGGTTCTTTGCCGTGCCGTATTACGACTACACCCAAGAAAATACGGATAGGCGGCAAATCGGGCTGCACCGTGCGGGACATCGACCCCATAGTTAACTGGTTCGATTTTGGGGTTTGTTCGGTAACGCAAAAACCTTGCAAAGGGTGTATCAAACTGACTGCTTGGCAAAACTACAAAAAAGATATAGAAATAGAAGGAGCTAATGCCCTGACGGAACAGTCTGTTATACCATGCGGTTTGGGAGGTGTTATTTCGTTTGTCCAGTCGGGACAAATAAAGGCAAACAAAGTAACCAACGGAGCAGAACGTGCTAAGTCTGAGCATGGCGATGCTTGCGAGGAGAATGCAAAACTTCAAATATCGTGTGTATCTTTCGGCACGGCGTACGATATTTGCAGCGACGATTACGGACTTATTTGGGAGAAAAAGGATAAGGAGGGCAATGTGATAGAAAGCAAAGAGCAAGCCGAAAGCGATTATATCAAAACGTATATTTTGGAAGACGGAGGCGAGTATTACCACTGGCTTAACAAACGTACTAATCCGTCGGACGCCGTTAAGTTTAAGCCCGACCCGCTGCCTGTTACCTTTTCGGGGATAGAACCTGTTATACTTAAAGCAGTATTACGGACGGTAAGCGATAAGAAACTTGAGCGTATGCCTCAAATCCGAGTAAGGCACAAGACAGCGGGCAGGGATAAATACGAGTTTGAGACCGTTTCGGTAGAAAAGAAAGGCAGCGATAGCTACGAGGCTGTTATACGCAGCACCAACTGGCCATTTGAGGACAGGATAGCGTGTATCGGCAAGTTTGAACTTCTTTTTGAATACTCCGAAGATGGACGGACGTGGCTTAAAGCAGGTACTACCCGCAACAGGCTTTATATTACATGGAGGGAACCCTTGTATGATAGTTTTTATGACAAAACTTTAGCACTATCAAGTTCTGATAAAGAAGATAAACTTATACATGAGAGTTTACTATGGCTTGGCTGTACAAATGCCCCTACCGATAAGCTGTTGCCCAAAGATGAAGAAACCGTTGTACGTAGTATCTTCGTACCCTTTGAGAGTAAAAGGGTTACCCGAGCCCGCGAAGGTACGGAATATTTAAATATCGATTGGAGTAAAGAGGGCTTAGGCTACTGGAGGGGCAGGAGTGCTGTAGGAGGCGACACCGCTTTTAGGGCTTTACGCTCTGTCCGTTATCTGCTGCAATACGGTGAAGCCCGCTGCGGAGAGTGGACGGACTTTTTCTTACACTTACTTTTAACTCAGGGTATTGATGTAGATGAAGATAGAGATAGATGTGCTATCCAAACGAATTTTTTTTCGACCTATAAACTGAATTATGTCAGTTCAGAGAAGTCTTATGAGTTTTCCGTAAAGGATGCAAGGTTTACTTTGGACAAAACGGAACCGCATAAATATATTACCCAAGGCGATAGTGAAGGACAAGGTAATAAACAGACGCAGCCTACATTCGGTGACCATGTTTGGGTATATTTTAAGGGGAAATTCTTTTTAGATCCCTCTTATGGTAAAAAGTATAGGGAAGAAGAAAGTACCTTAAAGCATTATTTAGAAGATAACCTGAACGATATGTTTATGCGGTTGGACAGCAAAGAGAATTATAGAATTCCTATGATGATAAATAAAGAGTATAACGGCTATGTAGCACCTATAAGCTATATATTCAAAGACTTAAATAATTTTATTTTATGTAACCACACTGAATTATTAAATTAA